CGCTGGTGGAACCGGTGCTCATGGCGCCGCTGCGCCGGGAATGGGCCGCGCTCAAGGGCGAACTGGCTGCCGCCTACGCCAAGGGCAAGGGCACGCCCGCGCAGCGCGCCCAGATCCTCGCCTTTCTCAAAAAGCTCCGCACTATCATTGTCCTCGACCCGGCGTGCGGCAGCGGCAACTTCCTCTACGTAGCGCTCCAGATGCTGCTGGGCTTGGAAAAAGAGGTCATCACCTTTGCGGCGCAACTCGGCTGGCGGTTCGAGCCGGAAGTCAGCGTGCAACAACTGCGGGGCCTGGAAATCAACCCGTACGCATTCGAGCTGGCGCAGGTCTCCGTCCAGATCGGTTACCTGCAATGGCGGCGCGATAACGGGTTCAACAACAACCGCACACCCGTATTGCAAAATCTGGACGGGTTCCAGAATGAAGACGCCTTACTGGTGCCGCACTTCCGCAACAAAGCCAAGACGCTGAAAGAAGCGCAAGCGGGCGAACACGCGGGCGATGATGACTTGAAGTTTTACTCGGAGCGCGAATGGCCCAAGTGCGATGTGATTGTGGGAAATCCACCGTTTTTGGGCAATAAGCGGCTCCGTTCCGAACTTGGTTACGCCTATACAAAAGCCATTTTCAACACCTTTGGAGACCGGCTCCCAGCCACTTCTGATTTCTGTTGTTACTGGCTTGAAAAGGCACGCAAACAGATCGAATGCGGCAAATGTAAACGCGCCGGACTGCTGGGAACGACTGGCTCCAAACAAGTCAGTTCGCGCCGCGCCTTTGAACGCATCCAAGCAACCGGGCGAATCTTTTTTGCCATTTCTGATCGGGACTGGTTCGATGCCGCCACGGCGATTCGGATTTGCATGGTCGGCTTTGCCGGTTTGGATGCAACCGACAGGCCATCACTGGATGGTAAGGAAGTCGCAACGATCAACGCTGATTTGTCCAGCGGACTCGACACCACCGGAAAGCAATTCCTCCATGCCAACGCAAAGCTCTGCTTCATGGGGACGACTAAAGTTGGCGACTTTGACATTCCACAAGAAAGCGCCATAGAAATGCTTTCGGCAGTGAATCCGCATGGGAAACCCAACAGTGATGTGTTACGCCCCTGGAGAAATGGTAGTGATATTGTCCGAGCGCCAACGCATCGCTGGATCATAGATTTCGGGGTTGATATGCCCGTCGAAGAGGCATCCCTTTACGAGGCACCGTTCGGCTATGTGGAAAAGCATGTCAAACCTGATCGGATGAACAATAGTGAACCCGCGCGCGTAAAGTTCTGGTGGTTGTTTGCTCGGGCGCGGCCTGACTTGCGAGAGGCGGTAAATCACCTGCCTAAATTTATCGCTACCGCACGCGTTGCGAAGCATCGGCTATTTGTCTGGTTTGATTCAACCATTCTGCCTGACTCTAAAGCCATTGCCATCGCCTTCGGTGACGATTACCGCTGGGGCGTACTGCAATCGCGCATTCATGAAGTTTGGACATGCGTAACTTGCGGTTGGCACGGCAAAGGCAACGACGCAACCTACAATCCGACGGAGTGTTTCGAGACGTTTCCCTTTCCATTCCCCGACGATTTGCAGGCATCTGCGCCACCCGCTCCGGAACCGCCAGTGGCGAATGACGGATGGGACACCGTGATGACGACCCGATTCTACGAGGTTAAAGAAGATGCGCCACCCTACGGCGGTCCGCCCACCACGCCAGCGGGGCACCGTGCGGCGATTGCATCGGCGGCGAAGGCATTGAACGAGTTGCGCGAAAGCTGGCTCAATCCGCCGGAATGGACGGAAACCCGTGTGCTCCAATTCCCCGGCACGGTGGGTGGCCCGTGGGATCGTTACATTGACCGCAGCACCGTTCGGGATCGCGGCAGCTTCCAAATCGGCACGGTGCGGTATCCGCGTTTGGAACCACTCGACGCTGAGTGTGCCGCCAAACTCAAGAAACGCACTTTGACCAATCTCTACAACGAACGCCCCATGTGGCTGGACCTCGCCCATAAGAAATTGGACGCTGCCGTCTCCGCTGCCTACGGCTGGCTGGCCACTTTATCGGACGAGCAGATTCTGGAACGGCTGCTAGCCCTGAACCTGGAACGCGCCGCCCAAGAGGAACAGGGAAAAGCGGGCACGGATAAGAAGGCGAAAACGTCGCGGGCCAAGAATGCGGATGAGATGATATAGGGAGGGGAATAGTGAACGGAGGATGGACGGGATGGGGCATTGCAAATTGAAAATTGTAAATTGCAAATTGGGAAAACCGAAAACGACCCCATTCACCATAAAAATCAGAAGGCACCTCAAAGATGGAAAGGGCTGGGACGGATGGGACCAACGCGCCAGCACTGGCGTCGTTGAGGCTCCAGGGGCGGGTCCGGGTTGGCCAAGCAAAAGGCGGCACGCGGTTTCAACCGATGGCAAACGGATTCCGGACACTCGACGCGCAATTGAACCATGCCCAAAAGAACAGTCTTATCCGTTTAGGCTTTTTCGGCGCTGACCGCTTCAATTTGTTTTTTCAGGGCGGCGACGGCCGGGGTGATTTCATCGGCCAGCTTTTTCCAACGGCATTCCAAGGAAATGCAACCGCGGTAGTCCAGCTTTTTTAACGCTCGCAGATAAGGCTTAAAGTCGTCCCCATCCGTGCCAGGCGGAGTGCGTTGCGCCTTCTCCGCAAGGTGGCAGTGTGCCAACAGGGAACCGGCTTCCAGAATGGCATCCGGCGCCTCATTTTCCTTGAGCATGTGATACATGTCAGCGACCAGCTTGACCTTTGGATGGTCGACCCGCTTGATCAGTTTGTAGCATTCGCCGAGCGTATTGCCCAAATTGGTTTCCTCACGATTCAAACTCTCCATAGCCACAATCACACCATTCGCTTCCGCAGCCTGGCCCAGGCGCCTCACCACGCTGATAAACTGCTCATCCGCTTTGGCGCGATCAAACCCATCCGGTACCTTTCGGGCACTACTGCTGCCCAGAACCACGATCCCCACCCCCAGTTCCCGGGCGCGTTTCAGAGCAATGGAGGCGTAAGCAACCACTTCATCGTGCTTGGGCTCGGGGCCAACCAGTTTCAAATCGCCCGGTAAAAATCCGTTGCAGGCGCGAACGGGAATGTTCCTGGCTTTAAAGGCCTCGGCGATTTTGGAAAATTCCGCATCGGGAAGCTTGGGGTTCAGCAGCTTCCCTACGTTTTCCTCCACATAAGTGCATCCGGCCTTCTGAATGATATCCCATTGGTTCGCGGACCCGCAAACGCCCACGTCGCAACTCCAAGTCGTGCTGGCGGCACACTGTCCGGGTAGTGATAAGAATTCCATGCCGGCGAATAAAGCACCGCTGCCGGCCAGACCACCCAGGAATTCGCGTCGCGACCAATCCACCGTGGGCGCTGGTGCCACGGCAGAAGGTAGCGAACGGCTTCCATGATTCCGCAGGTTTTCCGCCTGTTTTGTATTCCTGCTGCCTTGCTGCATCGGGGCTATATTCATGGGGGCAAGGCTAATGATGCCGCTTGCCTGACGTCAATCATGATTTTACCGTTTGTCACTCGCGCTTGCGGACGCCAAGCTAGCGGACAGCCTCATCCTCAATTTGGGCTACACATCGTCTCTCAAAATTGTTGCCCACCGGCGGCGCGCTCAATTGCCAGCCTGGCGGCGGGAATATTCCCACTGAAACTTCAGACGCCAACGGCATCCATTTCCTGGTACGCGCTCCGCAACCACATTTTCACGCGTTGACGATCCATCAG
Above is a genomic segment from Verrucomicrobiota bacterium containing:
- a CDS encoding DNA methyltransferase, with amino-acid sequence LVEPVLMAPLRREWAALKGELAAAYAKGKGTPAQRAQILAFLKKLRTIIVLDPACGSGNFLYVALQMLLGLEKEVITFAAQLGWRFEPEVSVQQLRGLEINPYAFELAQVSVQIGYLQWRRDNGFNNNRTPVLQNLDGFQNEDALLVPHFRNKAKTLKEAQAGEHAGDDDLKFYSEREWPKCDVIVGNPPFLGNKRLRSELGYAYTKAIFNTFGDRLPATSDFCCYWLEKARKQIECGKCKRAGLLGTTGSKQVSSRRAFERIQATGRIFFAISDRDWFDAATAIRICMVGFAGLDATDRPSLDGKEVATINADLSSGLDTTGKQFLHANAKLCFMGTTKVGDFDIPQESAIEMLSAVNPHGKPNSDVLRPWRNGSDIVRAPTHRWIIDFGVDMPVEEASLYEAPFGYVEKHVKPDRMNNSEPARVKFWWLFARARPDLREAVNHLPKFIATARVAKHRLFVWFDSTILPDSKAIAIAFGDDYRWGVLQSRIHEVWTCVTCGWHGKGNDATYNPTECFETFPFPFPDDLQASAPPAPEPPVANDGWDTVMTTRFYEVKEDAPPYGGPPTTPAGHRAAIASAAKALNELRESWLNPPEWTETRVLQFPGTVGGPWDRYIDRSTVRDRGSFQIGTVRYPRLEPLDAECAAKLKKRTLTNLYNERPMWLDLAHKKLDAAVSAAYGWLATLSDEQILERLLALNLERAAQEEQGKAGTDKKAKTSRAKNADEMI
- a CDS encoding sugar phosphate isomerase/epimerase family protein: MNIAPMQQGSRNTKQAENLRNHGSRSLPSAVAPAPTVDWSRREFLGGLAGSGALFAGMEFLSLPGQCAASTTWSCDVGVCGSANQWDIIQKAGCTYVEENVGKLLNPKLPDAEFSKIAEAFKARNIPVRACNGFLPGDLKLVGPEPKHDEVVAYASIALKRARELGVGIVVLGSSSARKVPDGFDRAKADEQFISVVRRLGQAAEANGVIVAMESLNREETNLGNTLGECYKLIKRVDHPKVKLVADMYHMLKENEAPDAILEAGSLLAHCHLAEKAQRTPPGTDGDDFKPYLRALKKLDYRGCISLECRWKKLADEITPAVAALKKQIEAVSAEKA